Proteins encoded in a region of the Teredinibacter purpureus genome:
- a CDS encoding isochorismate synthase, translating to MTIFERPDQPPFPSLVAALESLQKRLELCRFTRQQLMRIEMPMHPINVLDWLASIKTSARCYYSNRENTTTVAGLGVAAELVAVKPSDISAVFTQAAQWVAGSGACWVGGCAFNGRPGAHQWQGFPGARFVLPLIEVREQHGLFRLAFNLRAATFGEWQQQLMAIHSIVRALRGVTESSSPVGLVEARSDSVDRELWREQVKESLGRIRKNELKKVVLAREVMLKLSAPANPFIALQALERNNPNTYTFAIESAGKIFFGCSPERLFRREDNNVLTEALAGTVKRGRSIVEDKALENTLLHDSKLIHEHHLVSQAINESLHAVIEGGVTLGDVEVVKLGCVQHRYQKLTASVHAASDNGVLYEKLHPTPAICGYPREAAKHVINEIEQLSRGWYSGNVGIIEEKSCELSVAIRSALWDKKRLWLYSGVGIVDGSNALDEWNELESKIESMLMALGYTVAPASMMQSDTVALHYNA from the coding sequence ATGACAATATTTGAGCGTCCAGACCAGCCTCCATTCCCTTCTCTAGTCGCAGCCCTTGAGTCGTTACAAAAGCGTCTTGAGCTATGTCGTTTCACTCGCCAGCAACTTATGCGGATTGAAATGCCTATGCACCCTATTAACGTGCTGGATTGGCTTGCTTCAATTAAGACTAGTGCGCGTTGCTATTATTCCAATCGTGAGAACACAACGACCGTTGCCGGCCTTGGCGTGGCGGCGGAACTAGTGGCCGTTAAACCCAGTGATATCTCAGCGGTATTTACCCAGGCGGCGCAATGGGTTGCCGGCAGTGGAGCGTGTTGGGTGGGGGGGTGTGCCTTTAATGGTCGTCCTGGCGCGCATCAATGGCAAGGTTTTCCGGGTGCCCGTTTTGTACTGCCATTAATCGAGGTTAGAGAGCAGCACGGGCTATTTCGTTTAGCGTTTAATCTTCGCGCAGCGACCTTCGGTGAATGGCAACAACAATTGATGGCCATTCATAGTATCGTTCGGGCGCTGCGTGGCGTGACAGAGTCGTCATCGCCCGTAGGCCTAGTAGAGGCTCGCAGCGACAGTGTTGATCGTGAACTATGGCGTGAACAGGTAAAAGAAAGCTTAGGGCGTATCCGTAAAAACGAGTTAAAAAAGGTGGTGCTGGCTCGCGAAGTTATGTTGAAATTGTCGGCGCCGGCCAACCCTTTTATCGCACTTCAGGCCTTGGAGCGCAATAATCCCAATACCTATACTTTTGCTATTGAGTCGGCTGGGAAGATATTTTTTGGTTGCAGCCCTGAGCGTTTATTTCGTAGAGAAGACAACAACGTGCTAACAGAAGCCTTGGCAGGAACGGTCAAAAGAGGGCGTTCTATTGTTGAAGATAAGGCTTTAGAAAATACGCTATTACACGATTCAAAGCTGATTCATGAACATCATTTGGTGTCGCAGGCGATTAATGAAAGTTTACATGCCGTGATTGAGGGCGGTGTCACTCTCGGTGATGTTGAAGTTGTAAAGCTTGGATGTGTACAGCACCGTTATCAAAAGCTTACGGCGAGTGTTCATGCCGCGAGTGATAATGGTGTGTTGTATGAAAAACTTCACCCTACGCCCGCTATTTGTGGTTACCCACGCGAAGCGGCCAAACATGTTATTAACGAAATCGAGCAGCTTAGTCGTGGCTGGTACAGCGGTAATGTTGGTATTATCGAAGAAAAAAGTTGTGAGCTAAGCGTCGCTATTCGCTCGGCTTTGTGGGATAAAAAACGCCTCTGGTTATACTCTGGCGTCGGTATTGTCGATGGCTCGAACGCGTTAGATGAATGGAATGAATTGGAAAGTAAAATCGAATCTATGCTGATGGCTCTTGGTTATACGGTAGCGCCCGCGAGTATGATGCAGAGCGACACGGTGGCCTTGCATTACAATGCGTGA